One window from the genome of Cryptomeria japonica chromosome 6, Sugi_1.0, whole genome shotgun sequence encodes:
- the LOC131072189 gene encoding uncharacterized protein LOC131072189, whose translation MVDLEEGVSVGTRGTIGSLMTKELEYLRRTKSQPRDARKLQCGAVSVFCEQSCSLKRPQTEGEKKSSRNQRPCLLKCRSQGREMADVRKKRVKSRKSVSDMEERGNGYEMPMLDWQRGEESRSRKSGFSFVDVVDLKCTNNVYSFSHDSDKSWGLTAIASRFMKRLSFSRLSV comes from the coding sequence ATGGTTGATTTGGAGGAGGGTGTGAGTGTGGGCACAAGAGGAACCATCGGATCTCTAATGACCAAGGAGCTCGAGTACCTCCGCAGAACAAAATCTCAACCGAGGGATGCCAGGAAACTTCAATGCGGTGCAGTTTCAGTGTTTTGTGAACAATCCTGCTCTTTGAAGCGGCCCCAGACAGAGGGGGAGAAGAAAAGCTCCAGAAACCAGCGCCCCTGTTTGCTTAAGTGCAGATCGCAGGGAAGAGAGATGGCAGATGTGAGGAAAAAGAGGGTGAAGAGCAGAAAATCTGTGTCTGATATGGAGGAAAGGGGAAATGGGTATGAAATGCCAATGTTGGATTGGCAGCGTGGAGAAGAGAGCAGGAGTAGAAAAAGTGGTTTCTCCTTTGTTGATGTGGTGGATTTGAAGTGCACAAATAATGTTTACAGTTTCAGTCATGATAGTGATAAGAGTTGGGGATTAACTGCTATTGCCAGCCGGTTCATGAAAAGACTCAGTTTCTCCAGGCTTTCTGTTTGA